GTCCATGTTCATCGTCGACACCCGCGATCCCGGCGTGGTGGCGCGCGAGCTCGACAAGGTCGGCAACCACTCGTCGTCGACGTGCTTCGTGAGCCTGGAGGACGTGCGGGTGCCGGCGCGCCGGGTGCTGGGCGAGCTCGGGCGCGGCCTCGGGCAGCTCAAGGAGACGCTCACGGAAGGGCGGATCCTCGTCGCCAACCGCGGCCTCGGCCTCGCCCAGCAGGCCTTCGAGCTGATCCTGCACTACGCGGGGGAGCGGCGGGCCTTCGGCGTCACCATCGGGACCTTCCAGGGCGTGGCCTTCAAGATCGCCGCCATGGCGGCGCAGGTGGACGCCGTGCGGCTGATGATCTACCGCGCGGCCCGCCTGCGCATGGCCGGCCGCGACTGCGTCCGCGAGGCGTCGATGGCGAAGTACCTGGCGAGCGAGGCGGCGGTGCGCGTCACGAGCGATGCGCTCCTGCTGCACGGTGGGGCGGGCTACATCGAGGAGATGAGGATCGCGCGCCTCTACCGCGACGCGCCCGAGGCGTGGATCGGGGAGGGCACCAACGAGATTCAGCTCAATGTCATCGCCCGGTCGCTGGGGCTCCTGTGACCGGCATGGCTCAAACGATCGATGGAGTGTTTTCGGAGGCTGCGCGCCGGGCCGGCCGCGCGACCCACCTGGTGCTGACCGATGGGCGCCCCGTCCCGTACGCCGAGACGCTCGAGCGCGCCCGGCGCCTGGCGTCCGTCCTGGCCGGGGCGGGGATCGGCGGCGGTGATCGGGTCGCGATGTTCATGCGGAACTCGCGCGAGCTGTTCGAGTCCTACATCGCGTGCGGCCTCGTCGGCGCCGTCGCCGTCCCCGTCAACGGCCTCAACACCGCCCGCGAGAACGGGCTGCTGTTCGCCGACTGCACGCCGGCCGCCCTGGTGGCGGAGGCATCCCTGCTCGACCGGGTCCCGGCCGAGGTGCTGCCCGGCTCGCTCACGCTGAGGCTGGTCACGGTGGGGACCGCGCCCGGCTGGCGGTCG
This Candidatus Rokuibacteriota bacterium DNA region includes the following protein-coding sequences:
- a CDS encoding acyl-CoA dehydrogenase family protein, with the protein product MMTDAAWVEDYGLEREHREFRDHFRRFVADKVEPLAALGEREHRFPLEVYAVLRDSGFLAVNFPVEFGGAGGDLLMGCIFYEELTRASAGVSAGVFAHQHLAAGSVLHFGTDEQKAEFLLPALRGDRIGAFGLTEPDAGSDIRGIRTTARADGGDFVLNGSKLYITNGSIADFMLVAARTGEGRTAGALSMFIVDTRDPGVVARELDKVGNHSSSTCFVSLEDVRVPARRVLGELGRGLGQLKETLTEGRILVANRGLGLAQQAFELILHYAGERRAFGVTIGTFQGVAFKIAAMAAQVDAVRLMIYRAARLRMAGRDCVREASMAKYLASEAAVRVTSDALLLHGGAGYIEEMRIARLYRDAPEAWIGEGTNEIQLNVIARSLGLL